Within the Nyctibius grandis isolate bNycGra1 chromosome 4, bNycGra1.pri, whole genome shotgun sequence genome, the region TCGGGGGTGTTGATTTGCACAGAGCTGAGCTGAAAAGCTCACTCCCAAGTTTTGCGCCGAGTTTCACAACCCCGTTTCGCAAGCTGCGGCTCTCGCTGTCGTACTCCAGGGGCAGGGCCGCCCTCGGGCCACGGCCGCCTCCCTGACCAGAGACCTGCCGGCAGCCGCATACCGCGGCGGGGAGAGGCGGCCCCAGGCACGGCCCGCCGGCAGGAAGCGACGGGGCGCTGCTGCCCCCGCTAATGGCCGCCGCGCCCGGGGGCACCCCGCCACGCGCGCCTCGCAGGGGACGCCACCGGTCGTTGGTAGTTACTGCAGGCACAGCCCCGTACCCGCCCCGACCGCCACTTCTGCTCCGCGCGGCGCCCAGGGCCGGCCCCCGCCGGCTCTGGAAGGTCCCGCCGCGTTCCTCGGCCGCGGCCCGCCCTGGCTCGGCACGGCCTGCCACGGCTCCTCGCGGGCCTTTCCGCCCAGGTGTAGACGAGgccacccccccacccacgCGTAGTGCCACCGCCGGCCGGTCACCGGCTGcacggccccgcccccggccccgcccccccgcgcgACGGCCttagcggcggcggcggggcgcgcaGAGCGGCAGTCGGCGCGGCCTGGTCAGGATGGCGGCGGTGACTGGCGCGGAGCGGGCCCGCGATGGCAGCTGCCACTTCCAGCGCTCCCGGCTCCTCTGGATGATCGCCATCACCTTCGGCAATGTCCTCCTCGCAGTAAGGAGCGGCGGgtgggcgcggggcggggggggacccCGCGGGCCCTGGGCGAGAAGGGCGGGCCTGCCCCGGCGCCCACGGAGCTGGAGCGACAGAGCTCGGGGACCGAATGGGGCCTCCGTGGGCTTGATGCTGctgccgcggcggcggcggccctcAGCGGGGCTGCAGGTAGCTCGGAAGCTGCGGGGTTTGTGGAACGGGCTTCCCGAACAGCCGCGGTGTCCGTGGAAGCGCCGCTTTCTGAAATAAGCcgggagaaaaaggaaactaaaaatgctgctttggcTGGGTCAGCTTGTGAGGGAGCTGACCACATCCGCGAAGgaagttcagagaaaaaagcaaaatccttgAACTGGATTCCAAATGAAGCAAGGCTGTGGCACGGAAGGCGTACAGCATCCCTGGGTATGGTTACAACAACCCAAGTGCTGTGGCTTCTGCCAGTTTGCATTGCAGGTGGCCTGTGAAAGTGTCATCAACATCACACAACTGAAACCACATTGTGCATTATTAAAACTTGCTCTAGGACAGCTATCAGTGATATCGACAAGTGATGGCTTTAGTTACAGACTATATTAACTGGTAGCGTTGTTGGAAAACAGACGAGTTCAGTCACCGTGTTGTCTTAATTTCTAAAATTGGACGATAAGGTCCAAACCAAGACAGATCAGTTTACTGGAGTGGGGAGATTAATGACAGTTTTGATATGTCGGACAAGTTTATGCAGGTCATCCATTGACTTCTACGTGTTgtagtttttcttccatttgaatGGATTTTCTACACATAAAAACCACCACTGAAAAAATGATGGCCAAGGCAGGCCAAACAGCTCACAAAACAGCGTTTGGACTGTTTCaagaaacagaatcagctttaaGCAGATTCGCTGTTTAAATCCATCATCTTGCCAAATTTATATATAGTTAGAAAATGCAGCATTGATACCAGAGGGAAGATAAGCCAGTGTGAACTTCGGCCCAGCTTAGTATTTACCTTACATCCCCGATGGACTCACTGAGTCCCTGCTTCTCCACCACAGCTTGTTAAAATAAAGGTAGACAGTGATAAGCACCACGGACAACTCAGTGACAGGAAAGATACCTGAACACTGCGTGCATCTTTGAGCTTTCAGCTTAATTATCTTCTGTGACCTGttcaaaatggaacaaaatctgacattttcttttttaagggaCAAAAGAAGACAGACTGATCCCCTAGTTATAGATAGGTAGTTATTCCTCCTTCTCAGTCTAGTTATTGTTTGAATTCTTCAGGTCAGTTGCATCAGATTAACTTCTTCACAACAATGTATTTTTTGCTGCTACCATGTGTAATAGGTAATGGACTTACAACTTGAAGGCCACTTAATGTAGAGATGCACTCTTGGTACACAGATAGCAACCTTAAACTTATCACCTTGGTTTCTCATAtgtcaaggaaaagaaatttcataGATTTGAATCTTCTTAAGTAAGCATGCTTTAGAAGGCTAGTGGTCTTCTTGTTGAAGAATATGGGTCTTGGACAAGGTTAATGGAATGAAAGAGTTGAAATACCATGAATAGATGAGCCTTAAACCATGTTCGCCAGatatgggggtggggggagagaaaagaaagctaatTTGAAGGTTAAATTGGTAGTAATTCTACTGTGAAGTAAgctaactatttttttttttttccaagtgggTAGCGCTTTGGCCTTCAACTATCCCTTATAGTTCTTTGGGAATATTTGGTAGCTTCCTTAATTATTTCGTGGAAAACTACCACAAATGGGTATGCTATGGGTAAGTTATATTTGACTGTATAATTATCTTGCATCTCTCCTGTTGCCCCTCTCTGACTCTTCTGCTTAGTCTGTGTTAACAAGCTTTCCTGTAACCCAGCTGTTAAGTACATTTGAAGAGCTCTCCTTTCAAGCTCATTACAGCTAAGGGTGTGGGGTAAGAAGTATGTAGACTAGACAGGCTAAGACCAGTAAGGAAGTTTAAAAATTCAACTTGGAATTTGACATCTGTATTGTTGTattgagaaaggaaaacaaactaagATACTACTTTTGGAGACAATTATTAGTCCATATGTGAACTTATATTTGTAACACCTCCTAAAAGTGGTTCTTTTGTTGAATTGTTACTTGACTaatcttaattttctctttagcagtcttttttttccagcttcaattaaagaacattttctacCCTGCTACTAATTTACCCTGATCCTGTGCGTGTGAGAAATAACCTGCTGAAGAAACTGCATAGTGCTAAGTTTTGCTGGGTTACAAAACttagtttttgttattttaattaacaaaagagctggaaaaaaattcccTGTAACCAGATCTCTCACTTGCTGACTTCCTGTAAAGACAGGAAGACAGCAGGactttcttgtttattttcacaATGCATCACGTAGAAGATAAGCCTTCATCTTTGCTCAGAGCATCTTTTGCTTTAGCAAGGTATTGAATTGATCCTAACTGAATATCctgtgtaattatttttttagaaaaagctcCTCTATGAAAATTTGTAGACCAAGTTTGACTGATCAAGTCATATAATATATTCTGAATCTGCACACACAGTTGTTTTCATAGAACTAAACCTATAAAAACTTCAGTAACTCATTAGGATCACTAAAAATACTTGCGTAAGTGAAAGGATAGATTTTGCATGCTTAACTAAGATTAACTTGTACTGCTTCCACTAAGCATTTGGCTTTTTGGCTTAATCCAAGTGCTGAAAGTTTTGGAAACATGCAATGGATACTTGAAATGGCAGGTCCAGGCGTATTGCATGAGTTACAATTCCTGTAATTTCCTCAGTGGACTTTAGTTTCTTTTAAGACTAcgcatgtttttttttctaaggtaAGAAATATGCCTCACTTTCTAGGTTGAAGTGAGATGtcatttctgtgcttcctgTTTTACATTCTCTGCATAATGCATCTTGGATACAACAGTCTTGTCCCtaattttcaacaaaataaaacatgttttctttttattaggTTTTGCATAACCTGGTTGATTCACCTAGTAGAAGCCTTCTACAGTGTTAAGTTATGCGAGTAAGTTGTTCCCTCCCCTCACCCCAACACAGATTCTCTGAAAAGGATTTCTGATACAAGTGACATAAGCTACAGACTGATTTTGGTGGTTCTCAGCAGGAATATTAGTTCAGAGGATACTGATAAAATTCTTGCTGCAGTGGTAGTTTGCTGTCCTCCACAAGACATTACTGCAAATTCTGCTAGTGGCTACCGTTGTGCAAGGTGGCAAAAGCAAGGGATGGCAACTTGCAGAACTGCCAGCAGCAAGGTTTGCCAGAGCTTGTCTGTCTGCTTCTGAACTCGCTGTTCACTCGGTAACATTGCGCTTTAGGAAGCAGAGCGAACAATAGATAGTGTAGAAATAGTCTGATAACTTCAGGTGTTATAACTTCATCAGATCTTACCTCATTAGAATTTTGAGACTGCTAATTACCTGCTTAAATGATTGCATCTGTATTGTGAGAATACAATTGAACACTTCAATTTGTGACTATTTGAGATCTACTTGTATCTGTAGGTTTGTGGGATAAAACACTTTGACGAAGGCCAACTAAGTCTTATATTAGGATAACAAATTATTTGGAAAGGTGTGCTGTCCAAACACATCATCCTTCTGTTCATTTGAATTTTGTTTGCGATAATTCAGAAGAATGTAGACACTGGTTTTCATGCTGTACAGAGTAGATGGCCAGTCTGCCATTGTGCAAATGGTGGTTTTCCACTTCATTTAGTTCAGTTCACAGCTGCCTGTCACAGGCTTCTCGGGTAACATCTCTTGAAGGCAAAGGGATTTTGTTCCCTGGAAAGCTATTTAAGGTGGTACTTGAGATAGATAGCGGAATATGCATGAATGTTTCCTGCCTTCAGAATATGagttaataatatttttaccaGGCTCCAGATTTAAATTACATAGCTTTGAAGTTAAAACTTTAACTCTGATTCTGCAGATAGATATAGGTATATAGGcttaatgtgatttttaagtACGAGGGAACTGGATTACCAGTGAATGTACCAAGTGGGTGTACTGTAATCAAGTTAAGTAATGAAGTTTTACAGAGTGGTGTTAAAGCCTGTAAGAAAGAGAGCATAGCTTGCCTGCCCATCATTATCTCTTCAGGCATACTTCTGTAGATTACTAAAGAGTTGTACTTTACTTTGAGCACCAAATACCATATACTGTTTACTGATGTAAAAGTGATGCCTGCTTGTGAACGTCACAAAGGAGGCATGAGGAAGCAGGTACAGATCTGTTAATCTGTAGTAGTACTGTCATTGGCTGTTGACCTGTATTTCTGCATATGGTCTGTTCAAGTGAGCTTGCTTTATAGAAGCAGGTAAATTTCTTAAGCCCTAGTTTTCCAGTTTCTGCACTCATCTGGAAACACTGCAGCTgggattattaaaaaaaaagttttcagagcTGGTAAGACAATTTAAGAAATGTTGTGTTAATCAACACTTGCTACACAATCATTTTGTACTTGTAGAGGCTATGGAACAATTAACAGCTGAACTGTTCTAGCAAAGGTCAGTAGAGGGAGCTCCCTTGTAAACTAACGAGTTGGAGCACAGTTGTGCTTGACATAATTGTTTCCTGGAAATATGGTTTTGCTATCATATTTATACTTGttcttttctctaaaaattCAGTAGTATTTCTCAACAACagtgaagtggaagaaaaaattacattttctgtaacatacagaaaaattcaCATATGCTAAGTTAAAAGTAACTGACATAGGAAGGTCTCTGATTCATAAATCAGGTCAGGTGTCTTCAGGCCCCTGTGCCTGTATTTTTCTAGCCACAAATTCAGGTAACAGTGCATCTCCATCCTGCATCGCGCAGTAATTGTCAGGCCTCTTTGCCCTGCTAGCATACAGTCTGCCTTCAGTGACTGCAGTCAACAAGAAGTTATACAGAGACTTGTGTACTAAGATTAGTATTAAGCTACTCTAATTTCTTGGTTCTTTGTACATAAACTTCTGGGATAAGTAATTTCAAATAGCATAGGCTGAGATTGCAATTTATATATTAATTGAGGAAATTGTATGCATGAAATCTCTGAAAGAACCTTTGTTCCGTAGATAGCTTAAAATCCACTAAAATCACAAGAACTGGTATGTTTAGTACAGGAAGTAAGTCTCAGCAGATTGAAATTAATGTTGCTAAGTTCAAATGTTGTAATCAAGTCTGATGTATCAAGGATGGGTAGAAATATCTAACCTTACTTTGTAAGTATCACAGTATAGTCTGCAAAACCATAAGTTTTTTGACACATTTTATGCTTTTGTTAATGTTACAGATCTAAAGGAATCACTGACCCAGCGATTCAGTTTCAATGGTTCGTTCAGACACTTTTCTTTGGGTATGCTTCCTTTGGTCTTCTGGTGTGTTACAAACCTTCAGCAAAGAAGCACTACTAGAAGACAGTGAAAGAAGTCACTTCTCACATTCTTCAtcctcatttttcagaaaatatgctCACGTACATGTCTAGGTGCTGTCATTAGCTAAATTACATTCCTGCTACATGATGCAGTGCCCTTCTACCCAAGAAACTCTCCTCTTACTAAACAAGACAATTATAATTCACAGGGCCCTGCCCTGTGGATAGTTCAGTAGAAATTTAGACCTTCAGTCTCAGCACTGCCAAAGTTTAATTCCATTTATCGCACAAGAAGCCCGAAGTTGCTCCTCTGCAGTTTTTGACATAGACTGTGTACTCTGTCATTGAAAAGTCCCTGACAGCTGGTAGTGGCAGTTGATAAATTACCTTTTCATGTGGAGGAATTTTCTTGTACCACAGGGAGAGTTATTCACAGCCACAAGGCAACTTGCATCTGTTTCATGATAGGATTTAaatttacctattttttttctctacaggaCATTTTAGtgactttgttgttgttgttgttgttagagCCTGGTCCTTGTACTTTGTTTTGTCAActtattttcttccacaaaggACAGACCACTGTATTGCTGCAGGCACATTAAAAAGACCAAGTGTCAGTTCAGGCTGAGGTGCAGTGATGAGCTTGGATACATAAAACACTTTGATTTGGTTTAATACATGTGCCTTAAATCTCATGCAGCATGACCTCATCTTTTGAATGAAGATTTTAGTCTTTGAGTTAGTATAGCATAAAGTAGTAA harbors:
- the TMEM254 gene encoding transmembrane protein 254 isoform X1 encodes the protein MAAVTGAERARDGSCHFQRSRLLWMIAITFGNVLLAWVALWPSTIPYSSLGIFGSFLNYFVENYHKWVCYGFCITWLIHLVEAFYSVKLCESKGITDPAIQFQWFVQTLFFGYASFGLLVCYKPSAKKHY
- the TMEM254 gene encoding transmembrane protein 254 isoform X2; its protein translation is MKQGCGTEGVQHPWWVALWPSTIPYSSLGIFGSFLNYFVENYHKWVCYGFCITWLIHLVEAFYSVKLCESKGITDPAIQFQWFVQTLFFGYASFGLLVCYKPSAKKHY